In Gulosibacter molinativorax, a single window of DNA contains:
- the frr gene encoding ribosome recycling factor: MISEVLAETKEKMEKALEHAHEQFGNIRTGRANPALFDKLLVDYYGTPTPMGQLASFQQPEARMLVITPYDKSALKEIEKAIASQPNLGVNPQNDGNIVRVVMPELTKERRQEYVKLARDKAEDARVAVRNIRRKSKSDLDALEGEIGDDDIARAEKELDKITKTYTDRVDDAFKAKEADLLEV, translated from the coding sequence GTGATCTCTGAGGTACTTGCCGAGACCAAAGAAAAAATGGAGAAGGCACTCGAACACGCTCACGAGCAGTTCGGCAACATCCGCACCGGACGTGCGAACCCGGCCCTCTTCGACAAGCTGCTGGTTGACTACTACGGCACCCCGACTCCGATGGGTCAGCTCGCGTCGTTCCAGCAGCCCGAGGCCCGGATGCTCGTCATCACCCCGTACGACAAGTCGGCACTCAAAGAAATTGAGAAAGCGATCGCGTCACAGCCGAACCTCGGCGTGAACCCGCAGAACGACGGCAACATCGTGCGCGTAGTGATGCCGGAACTCACCAAGGAGCGTCGTCAGGAGTACGTGAAGCTTGCTCGCGACAAGGCGGAGGATGCCCGCGTCGCGGTGCGCAACATCCGCCGCAAGTCGAAGAGCGACCTCGACGCGCTCGAGGGCGAGATCGGCGACGACGACATCGCGCGCGCCGAGAAGGAACTCGACAAGATCACGAAGACCTACACGGATCGCGTCGACGACGCGTTCAAGGCAAAGGAAGCTGACCTACTCGAGGTCTAG
- the pyrH gene encoding UMP kinase gives MPTSSRKPRRVLLKLSGEAFGGGRLGVDPDTLTNISREIARAAESVQIAIVVGGGNFFRGAQLANSGMDRGRADYMGMLGTVMNALALQDFLEQAGATARVQSAIEMRQVAEPYIPLRAERHMEKGRVVVFGAGAGLPYFSTDTVAAQRALEIRADALLVAKNGVDGVYTADPRTDPDAKMIESVSYQDALQTGLKVVDSTAFSLCMDNSMDMRVFGMHPDGNIERALLGEEIGTLVSNNVSGISTAS, from the coding sequence TTGCCAACTTCCTCACGCAAGCCGCGTCGTGTCTTGCTCAAGCTGTCGGGCGAAGCGTTCGGTGGCGGTCGGCTCGGTGTCGACCCTGACACGCTGACGAACATTTCGCGCGAGATTGCGCGCGCTGCCGAGAGCGTACAAATTGCCATCGTCGTGGGTGGCGGAAACTTCTTCCGCGGTGCTCAGCTCGCGAACTCGGGCATGGACCGCGGCCGCGCGGACTACATGGGGATGCTCGGCACCGTCATGAATGCCCTCGCGTTGCAGGACTTCCTCGAGCAGGCAGGCGCCACGGCGCGCGTCCAGTCGGCGATCGAGATGCGTCAGGTCGCCGAGCCCTACATTCCACTTCGGGCCGAGCGCCACATGGAAAAGGGACGCGTCGTCGTCTTCGGTGCGGGTGCCGGCCTGCCCTATTTCTCTACCGACACGGTCGCGGCGCAGCGCGCGCTCGAGATTCGTGCGGACGCGCTCCTCGTCGCGAAGAACGGGGTCGACGGCGTCTACACCGCCGATCCGCGAACCGACCCCGACGCCAAGATGATCGAATCGGTCTCGTACCAGGATGCGCTGCAGACGGGGCTCAAGGTCGTCGACTCGACCGCGTTCAGCCTTTGCATGGACAACAGCATGGACATGCGCGTCTTTGGCATGCATCCCGATGGCAACATCGAGCGCGCGCTGCTGGGCGAAGAGATCGGCACCCTCGTGTCGAACAACGTGAGCGGTATTTCGACCGCTTCGTAA